Proteins from a single region of Phyllopteryx taeniolatus isolate TA_2022b chromosome 10, UOR_Ptae_1.2, whole genome shotgun sequence:
- the nexmifb gene encoding neurite extension and migration factor isoform X4, whose protein sequence is MQGGRVCIWEQRRRTFSHSVRSSRGGSDCDARGKTQFFGRRRSGAGVCEQSGDLSLCRLVDAALHPPPSPAVESSQRLCPAHQRTTLISPTLSFPLQLGTDSSLSVTAAPCPPSHEVPTLVPNFQHTPSAASLPNPAVNSWGATGDTQKSILLPAATSLSLTMMEPDNVSTLTEDCLLQQSRTCLGCFIETCDTTSVQNPPHEPSTSPNSETGLSVRIGDVNREDFSDINNISIQCLSHAGEAVSHYGEQLLSDQLLSFPLPKASDEAKRVEGNKTTNDCDDPQDDATTKNLYEGLLLDKVSGEEVLLANASQDWGYFESFISESKMELLDLCSKNELSVNLFSEEDVDNLFDDEDDDSTLSSDVCSLKIRYESFQDNMREKTNVLQEETQFNFFPSVLANCAKKEEGVGVLRRSVDEVQPKTDELILQPEQEESPGDCNGQSPLDGSQGSPMSTPKVNYVIDFNSTEESGEFSDDSSCTGSSSDTVQEGKFKKGHSKRFLSPSNPLNYGLRSKRKVRYSDDYLYDVDSLESEKNAEKKEKSPPGQKEEEDVDWCPKKRRKSCRKEPPVVIKYIIINRFKGERLMSVKLGKLNPVDGTVSLNANTISKYETLAPLKDYWQVKQRERQEQLKLVARDRQQRGFHLNGRHHRPFYSGHPKRKYKIANRLKVQRIHTVEQSVIVHGSLPSDQAHGGVSKEEGTLMVEEITATSNIPVTLDLNSISDTVIIKSRSQEREEREGRRLGRNKMVRIRKFKSEARLRSLKKKEAEGEEKSLTNEIDATAANTEDLAAGLKDASMHSTTAKPDFSDSVITTDTDKVKFPFVSSSCSPGKASPSEEVETGVPVIPGGYLQTLLDATDSSGGTSIPYFPQQPSRQQYPVGLSLEEKQFCSLQLAQSCVLSPPSESELQQSPQNCPSFPQMWHPQLCTNHSQNFGPETPETPILPNSFPAAVPISENLPVSNYSQVSPEGERILYEKSYLTEPGLQPGADLQVCQSTCVEGQVQYQRGSLCTDNGRLISYDSVGSLSASSSNYSSLSLKSCEREGEEEGRDSFLAHCSPKMVIQQSMDALTPLRESSDLLDISNFTPDKFRHSSLSELSPPETPNLSPQVAGREMKIPGNVGKYQDVNDISTERNRDVKWNCDIMQQQEHTGNAYTVEDSQFPLHNFNSQDVLCLDKKGELGATEFNEQNDEMAEAKSIKSKRKGNYKQAAAGQSPKKVRAPRTPKSEKVKTPKQNSRSTKKIKAMLEGKAAKNQVEGCGTGLTDSTSSGDWCGTGWSESNSLVGDDQREFEEPSNILSNIVSGMAEVQRFMMASIEPLWNPMSEAGTPSEANSLNLKTLKILAGTESDLKKKGAMLTGAGRGRKAGGKGGKNQAKFNPTHPLFPQLALGCDMFDKPNFINPGPAHKKLYRHKTSAKFPRIETLKGKRAERDSNKDIALMTSFEKLR, encoded by the coding sequence CAGGGGTATGTGAGCAGAGTGGTGACCTGAGTCTATGCAGACTTGTTGATGCTGCTCTCCATCCCCCACCTTCTCCTGCTGTGGAGTCATCACAGCGACTCTGCCCAGCACACCAGAGAACCACACTCATATCACCAACTCTCTCCTTCCCCCTCCAACTTGGCACTGACTCCTCTCTGAGTGTGACAGCAGCTCCATGCCCTCCCTCCCATGAGGTTCCAACCCTAGTCCCTAACTTTCAACACACCCCCAGTGCCGCATCACTTCCCAATCCAGCTGTAAACTCCTGGGGCGCAACGGGAGATACACAGAAGAGCATTCTGTTGCCTGCTGCCACCTCTCTGTCACTAACAATGATGGAGCCTGACAATGTATCGACCCTGACAGAGGACTGTCTCCTTCAGCAGAGCCGCACTTGCCTCGGTTGCTTTATTGAAACCTGCGACACAACCTCCGTACAGAACCCACCACATGAGCCTAGCACGAGCCCTAATTCAGAAACTGGACTAAGTGTACGGATAGGGGACGTGAACCGTGAGGATTTCTCTGACATCAACAACATCAGCATCCAGTGCCTGAGCCATGCAGGGGAGGCAGTGAGTCATTACGGAGAACAGCTCCTCTCTGACCAGCTACTTAGTTTTCCCCTGCCGAAAGCCTCCGATGAAGCCAAGAGGGTGGAAGGAAACAAAACTACAAATGACTGTGATGACCCCCAGGATGATGCAACAACTAAAAACTTGTATGAAGGACTGTTACTGGACAAAGTCAGTGGGGAGGAAGTACTGTTGGCTAACGCCAGCCAGGACTGGGGCTACTTTGAATCTTTCATCAGCGAGAGTAAGATGGAGCTGCTGGATTTATGTTCTAAGAATGAGCTGTCAGTCAACCTCTTCTCTGAGGAAGATGTTGACAATTTATTTGATGACGAAGATGACGACTCTACATTAAGCAGTGACGTTTGTTCGCTTAAGATTCGTTACGAGTCATTTCAGGACAACATGAGGGAAAAAACTAACGTGCTCCAGGAGGAGAcacagtttaatttttttcctagtGTCCTGGCTAACTGTGCCAAGAAAGAAGAAGGAGTAGGCGTCTTGAGGAGGAGTGTTGATGAGGTTCAGCCCAAAACCGATGAGCTCATCCTGCAACCAGAACAAGAGGAAAGCCCGGGGGACTGCAATGGCCAGAGTCCTCTTGACGGCTCCCAAGGCTCACCCATGTCAACACCTAAAGTAAATTATGTAATAGACTTTAATTCTACTGAGGAATCAGGAGAATTCAGTGATGACAGCTCCTGCACTGGCTCCTCCTCAGACACTGTGCAGGAGGGTAAATTTAAGAAGGGTCACTCCAAAAGATTCCTTAGTCCTTCAAATCCACTTAACTATGGTTTGCGCTCCAAAAGAAAGGTTCGATACAGTGATGATTACTTATATGATGTTGACTCGCTTGAGAGTGAGAAGAATGCTGAGAAAAAAGAGAAATCCCCACCTGgtcagaaagaagaagaagatgtagATTGGTGTCCCAAAAAACGGAGGAAATCATGTCGTAAAGAGCCACCCGTGGTTATCAAGTACATCATCATCAACAGGTTTAAAGGAGAAAGACTCATGTCGGTGAAACTGGGAAAACTAAACCCTGTGGATGGTACTGTGAGCTTAAACGCCAACACAATAAGCAAGTATGAGACACTGGCTCCACTGAAGGATTACTGGCAGGTGAAGCAAAGAGAGAGACAGGAGCAGCTTAAGCTGGTCGCCAGAGATAGACAACAACGTGGTTTTCATCTTAACGGACGCCACCATCGCCCTTTTTATTCTGGTCATcctaaaagaaaatacaagatCGCAAACAGACTAAAGGTTCAGAGGATTCACACTGTGGAGCAATCAGTCATTGTACATGGTTCTCTGCCCTCTGATCAGGCCCATGGCGGTGTCTCTAAAGAGGAGGGCACCCTCATGGTGGAGGAGATAACAGCAACTTCGAACATCCCAGTCACATTGGACTTAAACTCCATCTCTGACACAGTTATAATCAAGAGTcgctcgcaagagagggaggagagagaggggaggaggTTGGGAAGAAATAAAATGGTCAGGATAAGAAAATTCAAAAGCGAGGCCAGGTTGAgaagcctgaaaaagaaagaggcAGAAGGAGAAGAGAAGAGCCTGACAAATGAAATTGATGCCACTGCAGCAAACACGGAGGACCTTGCTGCTGGGCTAAAAGATGCAAGCATGCACTCAACCACAGCCAAACCAGAtttctctgacagtgtcatcaCAACTGACACCGACAAGGTGAAGTTCCCATTTGTTTCATCCTCTTGCTCTCCTGGCAAAGCATCACCCTCAGAGGAGGTGGAAACTGGTGTTCCTGTCATCCCAGGGGGCTACCTGCAGACCCTGCTAGATGCTACAGACTCCTCTGGAGGTACATCTATCCCATATTTCCCTCAGCAGCCCTCCAGGCAACAGTATCCTGTGGGCCTTTCCCTAGAGGAGAAACAATTTTGCTCTCTTCAACTTGCTCAAAGCTGTGTACTCTCACCTCCTTCAGAATCAGAACTTCAACAGTCTCCCCAGAATTGCCCCAGCTTCCCCCAAATGTGGcatccacagctctgcaccaATCATAGCCAGAATTTTGGACCTGAGACCCCTGAGACCCCCATCTTACCCAACAGCTTTCCAGCTGCTGTTCCCATAAGTGAGAACTTGCCCGTTTCTAACTACAGCCAAGTAAGCCCTGAGGGTGAGCGGATACTTTACGAGAAGAGCTACCTGACTGAGCCTGGACTACAACCTGGGGCAGATCTGCAAGTGTGTCAGTCAACCTGTGTAGAGGGCCAGGTGCAATACCAGAGGGGGTCTCTGTGCACTGACAATGGAAGACTCATCAGCTACGACTCAGTAGGCTCCTTATCAGCCTCCTCAAGCAATTACAGTTCACTAAGCCTCAAATCTTGTGAGCGAGAGGGTGAGGAGGAGGGTAGGGACAGTTTCTTAGCACATTGCAGTCCAAAAATGGTGATTCAGCAGAGTATGGATGCCCTCACACCCCTCAGAGAGTCTTCAGACCTGCTGGACATCTCCAACTTTACCCCTGACAAATTTAGAcactcgtcattgtcagagctTTCCCCGCCTGAGACGCCCAACCTCTCCCCACAGGTTGCGGGACGTGAAATGAAGATACCTGGGAATGTTGGAAAATATCAAGATGTGAATGATATTTCTACAGAGCGCAACAGAGACGTCAAGTGGAACTGTGACATTATGCAGCAACAGGAGCACACAGGAAATGCCTACACAGTGGAGGACAGCCAGTTTCCACTGCATAACTTTAATAGCCAGGATGTCTTATGTTTAGATAAAAAGGGGGAACTGGGGGCTACAGAATTTAATGAACAGAATGATGAAATGGCAGAGGCCAAAAGCATCAAGTCAAAGAGGAAAGGTAATTACAAACAGGCAGCTGCAGGACAGAGCCCAAAAAAAGTCCGGGCCCCCAGAACTCCGAAGTCAGAAAAGGTAAAAACCCCCAAACAGAATTCCCGTTCAACCAAAAAGATTAAGGCCATGTTAGAGGGTAAGGCAGCGAAGAATCAGGTAGAGGGGTGTGGTACAGGCCTGACTGACAGCACAAGCAGCGGGGACTGGTGTGGCACTGGCTGGTCAGAGAGCAACAGCCTAGTCGGAGACGACCAGAGAGAGTTTGAGGAGCCCTCCAATATTCTGTCCAACATTGTCTCTGGCATGGCTGAGGTACAGAGATTCATGATGGCCTCCATTGAGCCACTGTGGAATCCAATGTCTGAGGCCGGTACACCGTCTGAGGCCAATAGCCTCAACCTAAAGACCCTTAAAATCTTGGCGGGCACTGAATCCGATCTGAAGAAAAAGGGTGCCATGCTAACAGGGGCTGGAAGAGGCAGGAAGGCAGGGGGGAAAGGAGGGAAAAACCAGGCCAAATTCAACCCCACTCATCCCTTATTTCCTCAGCTAGCTCTGGGTTGTGACATGTTTGACAAACCCAACTTTATTAACCCTGGGCCTGCACACAAAAAGCTGTACCGCCACAAGACCAGTGCGAAATTTCCTCGCATTGAAACGCTGAAGGGGAAGCGAGCTGAGAGAGATTCAAATAAGGACATAGCACTGATGACCTCTTTTGAGAAACTGAGGTAA